From one Leifsonia sp. Root1293 genomic stretch:
- a CDS encoding DUF3105 domain-containing protein translates to MTPSTPPVPPVPPAAKAAAKQRSIKQKRADDRAAKLEEFRRKEARSKRNRRIGIGSAIVAAIAVVAVVVVSIVLTPQPKEYTAGGTGAEIEGVETFDNESQHVSTVVDYPQTPPAGGAHNPAWLNCGIYTEPVPNENAVHSLEHGAIWVTYDPSLSDADLTALKAELPSSYIVLSPFDGLPSPVVLSGWNVQLAVDSVDDERISAFLEEYWKSQNVPEPGALCTGAFDAPGKV, encoded by the coding sequence GTGACCCCCAGCACCCCGCCCGTTCCACCAGTCCCGCCCGCCGCCAAGGCCGCAGCCAAGCAGAGGTCCATCAAGCAGAAGCGTGCCGACGACCGTGCCGCCAAGCTCGAGGAGTTCCGCCGCAAGGAGGCGCGGTCGAAGCGCAACCGCCGCATCGGCATCGGCTCGGCCATCGTCGCCGCCATCGCCGTCGTGGCCGTCGTCGTGGTCTCGATCGTGCTGACGCCGCAGCCGAAGGAGTACACGGCCGGCGGAACCGGTGCCGAGATCGAGGGCGTCGAGACCTTCGACAACGAGTCGCAGCACGTGAGCACCGTCGTCGACTACCCGCAGACTCCTCCCGCCGGCGGCGCGCACAACCCCGCCTGGCTCAACTGCGGCATCTACACCGAGCCCGTGCCGAACGAGAATGCCGTGCACTCCCTCGAGCACGGCGCCATCTGGGTCACCTACGACCCATCGCTCTCGGATGCCGACCTCACTGCGCTGAAGGCGGAGCTGCCCAGCAGCTACATCGTGCTCTCGCCCTTCGACGGACTGCCCAGCCCCGTGGTGCTGAGCGGCTGGAACGTGCAGCTGGCCGTCGACTCCGTCGACGACGAGCGCATCTCCGCCTTCCTCGAGGAGTACTGGAAGAGCCAGAACGTTCCGGAGCCCGGCGCCCTCTGCACCGGAGCGTTCGATGCCCCCGGCAAGGTCTAG
- a CDS encoding DUF305 domain-containing protein, which yields MTDGTDAAAAGRGGSGGRGGRGGRVAVIVVAIVAIVVTALLAYSFGRISTLGDPTPTDTSAEAGFARDMQAHHVQGVEMAMIVRDATDDADVRLLAYDIATTQAQQSGQLYGWLNEWGLSQAGSEPSMTWMTRPGASGTEHGHSTGADAATHTPGGPMPGMATEAQLTELKGLQGVAAERLFLSLMIAHHQGALEMAVALLDRSTNSVVTTFANGVVASQTAEIELMEGMLAERS from the coding sequence ATGACGGACGGCACGGATGCCGCAGCTGCAGGCCGCGGCGGCAGCGGCGGTCGCGGCGGCCGCGGCGGACGCGTCGCCGTCATCGTCGTCGCGATCGTGGCGATCGTCGTGACGGCCCTGCTCGCGTACTCCTTCGGACGCATCTCGACCCTCGGCGATCCGACGCCCACGGACACCAGCGCTGAAGCGGGCTTCGCGCGCGACATGCAGGCCCATCACGTGCAGGGCGTCGAGATGGCGATGATCGTGCGGGACGCGACTGATGACGCCGACGTGCGCCTCCTCGCCTACGACATCGCCACCACCCAGGCGCAGCAGTCCGGCCAGCTCTACGGCTGGCTGAACGAGTGGGGCCTGAGCCAGGCCGGGAGCGAGCCGTCGATGACGTGGATGACCCGCCCTGGTGCATCCGGCACCGAGCACGGCCACAGCACCGGGGCCGACGCCGCCACGCACACACCCGGCGGCCCCATGCCGGGCATGGCCACGGAGGCGCAGCTCACCGAACTGAAGGGCCTGCAGGGCGTCGCGGCCGAGCGGCTCTTCCTCTCCCTGATGATCGCTCACCACCAAGGGGCGCTCGAGATGGCCGTGGCGCTGCTCGACCGCAGCACGAACTCCGTCGTGACCACGTTCGCGAACGGCGTCGTGGCCAGTCAGACCGCTGAGATCGAGCTCATGGAGGGGATGCTCGCCGAGCGGTCCTGA
- a CDS encoding ABC transporter ATP-binding protein has translation MGGGMRGGPKRATLGEGGGTASSAPRHGPVDIQAQKAANADAPRIPHLGQRIMELFRPHRAALTLTVVLVIVTAGLAVIPPLLTQRAFDDGLFPPSGSPNLPVLGTIVAAMIAVFVVSALLGVWQAYLTATVGNKVMGGLRVRLFTHLQSMELGFFTRTKTGVIQSRLQNDVGGVAGVLTNTVSSVLGNTVTVISAFVAMLILDWRLTIVAVVLMPFMVIAQRRVGQVRARIAGQTQESLSEMTAITQETLSVSGILLSKAFARQQAEIGRYSDENRNQISLQVRQAMSGQWFFALVTIFLSSVPAIVYLLAGYLAVGGAETITPGTIVAFTTVQARLLFPLIGLMRVALDLQTSGALFARIFEYLDLKPSITDAPDARPVPEGASLGRVEFDHVSFSYPDAAGEAHPTLDDVSFTIERGQFAAFVGPSGAGKTTVSYLVPRLYEASGGAVRFSGVDVRELQQSSLVDHIGIVSQETYLFHATIGDNLRYAKPDATDAELEAAARAANIHATIASFPDGYDTVVGERGYRLSGGEKQRVAIARVLLKDPEVLVLDEATSALDTISERVVQTAIDDAARGRTTISIAHRLSTVIDADVIFVVDAGRIVERGTHPELLAAGGTYAQLYSQQVTAPVEPTAVE, from the coding sequence ATGGGCGGCGGGATGAGAGGCGGCCCCAAGCGCGCCACCCTCGGTGAGGGCGGCGGAACGGCCAGCAGTGCACCGCGGCACGGACCTGTCGACATCCAGGCCCAGAAGGCCGCGAACGCCGACGCGCCCCGCATCCCCCATCTCGGCCAGCGCATCATGGAGCTGTTCCGCCCGCACCGCGCGGCGCTCACGCTCACCGTCGTGCTGGTGATCGTGACCGCCGGCCTGGCCGTCATCCCGCCTCTGCTCACGCAGCGTGCATTCGACGACGGCCTGTTCCCGCCGAGCGGCTCCCCGAACCTCCCCGTGCTCGGCACGATCGTCGCCGCCATGATCGCCGTGTTCGTCGTCAGCGCGCTCCTCGGAGTCTGGCAGGCCTATCTCACGGCCACCGTCGGCAACAAGGTCATGGGCGGCCTGCGGGTGCGCCTGTTCACCCACCTGCAGTCCATGGAGCTCGGCTTCTTCACGCGCACCAAGACGGGCGTCATCCAGTCCCGCCTGCAGAACGACGTTGGCGGAGTCGCCGGCGTGCTCACGAACACGGTCTCGAGCGTGCTCGGCAACACCGTGACGGTCATCTCGGCCTTCGTCGCCATGCTCATCCTCGATTGGCGCCTCACCATCGTCGCTGTGGTGCTGATGCCGTTCATGGTGATCGCGCAGCGTCGCGTCGGCCAGGTGCGTGCGCGCATCGCAGGCCAGACCCAGGAGTCGCTCTCCGAGATGACGGCCATCACCCAGGAGACGCTGAGCGTCTCGGGCATCCTGCTCTCCAAGGCCTTCGCACGCCAGCAGGCCGAGATCGGCCGCTACTCGGACGAGAACAGGAACCAGATCAGCCTGCAGGTGCGTCAGGCCATGAGCGGGCAGTGGTTCTTCGCCCTGGTCACCATCTTCCTCTCCAGCGTTCCCGCGATCGTCTACCTGCTGGCCGGCTACCTCGCCGTCGGCGGAGCCGAGACGATCACGCCGGGAACCATCGTCGCCTTCACCACCGTGCAGGCGAGACTCCTGTTCCCGCTCATCGGCCTCATGCGCGTCGCCCTCGACCTCCAGACATCCGGAGCCCTGTTCGCCCGCATCTTCGAATACCTCGACCTGAAGCCGTCGATCACCGATGCTCCCGACGCCCGCCCAGTTCCCGAGGGCGCTTCGCTCGGGCGGGTCGAGTTCGACCACGTCTCCTTCTCCTATCCGGATGCCGCAGGCGAGGCGCATCCGACGCTCGACGACGTCTCGTTCACGATCGAGCGCGGCCAGTTCGCGGCGTTCGTCGGGCCGAGCGGCGCGGGCAAGACCACCGTGTCCTACCTCGTTCCGAGGCTGTACGAGGCGAGCGGGGGAGCGGTGCGCTTCTCAGGAGTCGACGTGCGCGAGCTTCAGCAGAGCTCCCTCGTCGACCACATCGGCATCGTGAGCCAGGAGACCTACCTCTTCCACGCGACCATCGGCGACAACCTGCGCTACGCCAAGCCCGACGCGACGGATGCCGAACTCGAGGCCGCCGCGCGTGCCGCCAACATCCACGCCACCATCGCGAGCTTCCCCGACGGCTACGACACCGTCGTCGGTGAACGCGGCTACAGGCTGTCGGGCGGAGAGAAGCAGCGCGTGGCGATCGCGCGGGTTCTCCTCAAGGATCCCGAGGTGCTCGTGCTCGACGAGGCGACGAGCGCGCTCGACACCATCTCGGAACGCGTGGTGCAGACGGCCATCGACGATGCCGCGCGCGGTCGCACCACCATCTCCATCGCCCACAGGTTGTCGACGGTGATCGACGCCGATGTCATCTTCGTGGTCGACGCCGGCCGCATCGTCGAGCGCGGAACGCACCCGGAACTGCTCGCGGCGGGAGGCACCTACGCGCAGCTGTACTCGCAGCAGGTGACGGCGCCCGTGGAACCGACCGCCGTCGAGTGA